Proteins found in one Kluyveromyces marxianus DMKU3-1042 DNA, complete genome, chromosome 2 genomic segment:
- the MCH1 gene encoding Mch1p, protein MTLSSLEHRLTYHIRTWLTNSFKWSTIHSSTFIISLFACISAGLLNMVSVYTIPWQLRLGYSSLDVNLISAAANLGAYLTPPILGVLSDSHGPVILSWLSFIGYVPSYLYLSHVFRSGHDPNFIVSVVAFAVVGISTSSLYFGALVTCAKLYPDKKLLSISFPTTCFGISSLIGLQVLKLPFFHSKKEGYLDLGVVFGTFAVFYSFVFILTWISTSTISIMKLRLALAEEQEQEQEQEQCLGSEESPLLGPQRKKDQFYIKIRNFATDYLAYSFLAVMLLGLGVLEMFNTNMVNLSSLILGPESSYNVLTQFSIFSTCSRLVSGCLVDLFTKWQWPRITLIFFILSVAILAQVAIIHAMNVVDVTYLSIASAICGLSYGGLFTVFPSLTLNLWGDQVFGTAYGTFMLGPAMGSAFFGIAYARVHDSNCKSTSTSSHQHPNHNPLAESPNCIVPVFKISTAALSFAMGIILIATIMSKRLRNA, encoded by the coding sequence ATGACTTTATCATCTTTGGAGCATCGGCTCACATATCACATACGAACATGGTTGACTAACTCATTTAAATGGTCAACAATCCATAGTTCTACATtcattatttcattatttgcATGCATATCGGCTGGCCTTTTGAACATGGTTTCAGTATACACTATACCGTGGCAATTAAGATTAGGTTACTCGTCGTTGGATGTGAATTTGATTTCCGCTGCAGCAAATTTAGGTGCTTATTTAACACCTCCAATATTAGGAGTTTTATCGGATTCGCATGGACCAGTTATTTTGAGCTGGTTATCGTTTATTGGGTATGTGCCTAGTTATCTATACCTATCTCATGTTTTTCGCTCAGGACATGACCCAAATTTCATCGTATCAGTAGTTGCGTTTGCCGTGGTCGGAATATCTACCAgttctttatattttggAGCTCTAGTTACATGCGCAAAGTTGTATCCTGACAAAAAGTTATTGTCTATCAGTTTTCCTACTACCTGTTTTGGAATATCATCGCTCATTGGATTGCAAGTTCTTAAGCTGCCATTTTTCcattccaaaaaagaaggatacTTGGATCTCGGAGTTGTGTTCGGAACCTTTGCCGTCTTCTACTCTTTTGTGTTCATATTGACTTGGATTTCCACTAGCACTATATCTATCATGAAACTACGCTTGGCGCTTgctgaagaacaagagcaGGAACAGGAACAAGAGCAATGTTTGGGTTCCGAAGAATCACCGTTATTAGGACCACAGCGAAAAAAGGACCAATTTTATATTAAAATAAGAAACTTCGCAACAGATTATCTTGCATACAGCTTCTTGGCTGTTATGCTTCTCGGTTTGGGTGTTTTAGAGATGTTCAATACTAATATGGTGAATTTAAGCAGTTTGATTCTTGGTCCCGAATCGTCATATAATGTGCTAACACAATTCTCGATATTTTCGACTTGTTCAAGACTTGTTTCTGGATGTcttgttgatcttttcacCAAGTGGCAATGGCCTAGAATCACgttgatattttttatACTAAGCGTCGCAATATTGGCCCAAGTAGCTATTATTCACGCTATGAACGTAGTGGATGTCACATACTTATCGATTGCGAGCGCAATCTGCGGACTTTCTTATGGTGGACTTTTTACAGTATTCCCCTCGCTAACCCTAAACCTTTGGGGAGATCAAGTTTTTGGAACTGCCTACGGTACATTCATGTTAGGACCTGCTATGGGTTCTGCGTTCTTTGGCATTGCGTACGCCCGCGTCCACGATTCTAATTGTAAATCCACTAGCACTTCATCTCATCAACATCCAAATCACAATCCATTGGCAGAATCTCCAAATTGTATTGTGCCGGTGTTCAAAATATCCACTGCTGCCTTATCTTTTGCGATGGGAATCATACTCATCGCTACTATAATGTCAAAAAGACTTAGGAATGcataa
- the SEC61 gene encoding translocon subunit SEC61, giving the protein MSGRVLDLFKPFEAYLPEVIAPERPVPYKQKLIWTGVSLLVFLVMGQIPLYGIVSSETSDPLYWLRAMLASNRGTLMELGVSPIITSSMIFQFLQGTQLLQVSMENKQDRELFQIAQKVFAILLTFGQAVVVVLTGNYGKPSDLGLAISLLLIFQLIFASFTVLLLDELLSKGYGLGSGISLFTATNIAEQITWKAFAPTTVNVGRGEEFEGAVIALFHLLAIRKDKKRALVEAFYRENLPNMFQVFATIGVFLSVLYLQGFRYELPVKSTRTRGQYGNYPIKLFYTSNTPIMLQSALTSNVFLISQILYQRFSTNPLVKLLGVWGTRSDAPMGQQVAISGLSYYIQPPFSLTDALLDPFKTVVYVTFVLGACALFSKTWIEISGTSPRDVAKQFKDQGLTINGKRETNVYKELKKIIPTAAAFGGAVIGALSVGSDLLGTLGSGTSILMATTTIYGYYEIAAKEGGFTKNLVAGFTEMM; this is encoded by the coding sequence ATGAGTGGTCGTGTTTTGGATTTGTTCAAACCGTTCGAGGCATACTTGCCTGAAGTTATTGCACCAGAGAGACCAGTCCCatacaaacaaaagttGATCTGGACTGGTGTTTCGCTATTGGTGTTTTTAGTGATGGGTCAGATTCCATTGTATGGTATCGTTTCTAGTGAAACTAGTGATCCATTGTATTGGTTAAGAGCTATGTTGGCTTCTAATCGTGGTACTTTGATGGAACTTGGTGTTTCGCCAATTATCACTTCTTCTATGatcttccaattcttgCAAGGTACTCAATTGCTTCAAGTGAGCATGGAGAACAAGCAGGATAGAgaacttttccaaattGCCCAAAAGGTTTTCGCTATTCTTCTAACCTTTGGCCaagctgttgttgttgttttaaCCGGTAATTATGGTAAGCCATCAGATTTGGGTCTTGCAATTTCGTTGTTATTAATCTTCCAATTGATATTTGCATCCTTCACTGTGTTGTTGTTAGATGAGCTATTATCTAAGGGCTATGGTTTAGGATCtggtatttctttgttcacAGCCACTAACATTGCTGAACAAATTACTTGGAAAGCCTTTGCACCAACAACAGTCAATGTTGGACGTGGTGAGGAATTTGAAGGGGCTGTTATTGCCTTATTCCATTTGTTGGCTATTAGaaaggacaagaagagagCTTTGGTTGAAGCCTTCTACAGAGAAAACTTGCCAAATATGTTCCAAGTATTTGCAACAATTGGCGTGTTCTTATCCGTTTTATATTTGCAAGGTTTCCGTTATGAGTTGCCTGTTAAGTCAACCAGAACCAGAGGCCAATACGGTAACTACCCTATCAAATTGTTCTACACTTCTAATACTCCTATTATGTTGCAGTCTGCTTTGACTTCTAACgtatttttgatttcccAAATCTTATATCAAAGATTCTCTACTAACCCATTGGTCAAGTTATTGGGTGTATGGGGTACTAGATCTGACGCACCAATGGGTCAACAAGTTGCTATTTCCGGTTTATCGTACTACATCCAACctcctttttctttaactgATGCCTTGTTAGATCCATTCAAGACTGTTGTTTATGTTACCTTTGTCTTGGGTGCTTGTGCGTTATTCTCCAAAACTTGGATTGAAATTTCGGGTACTTCTCCCCGTGATGTTGCCAAGCAATTTAAAGACCAAGGTTTGACCATCAATGGTAAGAGAGAAACTAACGTTtacaaagaattgaagaaaattatTCCAACTGCGGCAGCCTTTGGTGGTGCGGTTATCGGTGCACTATCAGTTGGTTCTGATCTATTAGGAACTTTAGGTTCTGGTACATCTATATTAATGGCAACTACAACCATCTATGGTTACTACGAAATTGCTGCTAAAGAAGGTGGGTTTACCAAGAACTTGGTGGCTGGTTTCACTGAAATGATGTAA
- the RAD14 gene encoding DNA repair protein RAD14: MNLTEQQKKQINDGLSQANIKDSNTRKSFEPTPEQKQLIKENREKALERLKQRQNNLRDASKSESPAFEKDKRPLDKIRPSVRRQDYIEYDFSTMKNSYGGFINTEDTAEGENNKRAKTLEDWQEEQKNRRMLFEEEMPAFNISSAPRCTECQVNIEMDPLMKKVFKLQVCKTCVKNHPEKYSLLTKTECKEDYFLTDPELSDTTLLDRLDKPNPHSGTFSRMQLFVRCQVEAYAFEKWGGEEGLDKEWQRREEGRTARREKKYQQKLKEMRLKTRAQEYTTRLKELKHGKKHVHEFSDAIDGGLNEDNVKVQKRRCMTCGLEIEEIGL, encoded by the exons ATGAATCTTACagagcagcagaagaaacagatc AATGATGGCCTTTCACAAGCAAATATTAAAGATTCGAATACTCGGAAGTCATTTGAACCTACTCCGGAACAGAAACAACTTATAAAAGAGAATAGAGAAAAGGCACTTGAACGTTTAAAACAGCGTCAGAATAACCTTAGAGATGCATCTAAATCTGAAAGTCCAGCTTTcgaaaaagataaaagaCCTTTAGATAAAATACGACCTAGCGTTCGAAGACAAGattatattgaatatgaCTTTTCTACCATGAAGAATTCTTATGGAGGGTTTATCAACACCGAAGATACAGCAGAAGGCGAGAATAACAAGAGGGCGAAAACTTTAGAAGATTGGCAGGAAGAACAGAAGAACAGGAGGATgctttttgaagaagaaatgccTGCTTTTAATATATCTTCTGCACCTAGATGCACCGAGTGTCAGGTCAATATAGAAATGGACCCGTTAATGAAGAAAGTCTTCAAGCTTCAGGTTTGCAAAACATGTGTCAAGAATCATCCAGAGAAGTATTCATTATTAACTAAGACCGAATGCAAAGAAGATTACTTCTTAACAGATCCAGAACTTTCTGATACAACATTGTTAGACAGATTAGACAAGCCAAATCCACATTCAGGAACATTTTCTAGAATGCAATTATTCGTTCGTTGCCAAGTTGAAGCATATGCTTTCGAGAAATGGGGTGGAGAGGAAGGTCTAGATAAAGAATGGCAGCGCCGTGAAGAAGGACGAACAGCAAGAAGGgagaaaaaatatcaacagAAGTTAAAAGAGATGAGACTCAAGACGAGAGCGCAAGAATATACCACTAGGCTCAAAGAACTGAAACATGGTAAAAAGCATGTTCACGAATTTAGTGATGCTATTGACGGCGGTTTAAATGAAGATAATGTTAAAGTTCAAAAGCGAAGATGTATGACTTGCGGTCTTGAAATCGAAGAAATAGGACTATAG